GCACCCGGACGCCGATCCCCTGCTCCTTCAGGATGGCGGCCGCGTCCAGCGCCTTCTTCAGCAGGATGCCGGAGACGATCATAGTCATGTCGCTGCCGTTGTCCACCACGGTGTTGGCCTTGCCCCACTCGAACTTGTAGGTGGCGGGGTCATACAGGTCGGCAACCGGGTTGCGGTGCAGACGGACGTACAGGGGGCCGGTGAAATCCACCGCCGCATGGGCCAGGGCCCGGGCCGCCACGGCGTCGGCGGGCTGCACCACGGTCATATTGGGGAAGGAGCGCATGATGGACACGTCTTCAATGGCGGCGTGGGTGGCGCCGTCGCCGCCCACCTGGAGGCCGGCGTGGGTGCCGATGACGGTGACGTTCAGGTTGGGGTAGCAGACGAAGGTACGCACCTGCTCGCAGGCCCGCATGGAGGCGAACACCGCGAAGGTGGCCAGGAACACCTTGTTGCCACAGGCGGCCATGCCGGCGGAGGCGGCCACCAGGTTCTGCTCGGCAATGCCGAAGGAGAACTCCCGCTCGGGGAAATACTTGCCGAACTTCTCCAGACCGCAGGTCTTTGGTGTCGGCGTTACAAACCACAAAATTCTCGTTGGTCTTGGCGATCTCAATGATCTCCTGTCCAAAGGCCATACGGGTGGCAAGAGTCTTTGCCATTACACAACGCCCCCTTCCTTGATTTCCGCAATTGCTTTGACCATCTGCTCGTCGTCAGGCGCGGAGCCGTGCCAGACGGAGTCGTCCTCCATGAAGGAGACGCCCTTGCCCTTGACAGTGCGCATCAGGATGGCAGTGGGGTGGCGCATGGTCTTGGCGGTGTGCAGGGCGGTGAGCACGTCCTTCATATTGTGGCCGTTGACCTCTACCACCTTCCAGCCGAAAGCGCGCCACTTGTCAGCCAGGGGCTCCACCGTCATGATGTCATTGACCCAGCCGTTGATCTGGACGCCGTTGCAGTCCACGATGGCCACCAGGTTCTTCAGGTCGTGGTGGCTGGCTGCCATGGCGGCCTCCCAGACCATGCCCTCCTGGATCTCACCGTCACCCAGCATGACGTAGGTCATGTAGTCCTGGTGATGCAGCTTGCCGGACAGGGCCATGCCCACGCCCACGGACAGGCCGTTGCCCAGGGAGCCGGCGGTCATGTCCACGCCGGGGGTCTTGTTCATGTCCGGATGGCCCTGGAGGATGGAGTGGTACTGACGCAGGGTGTTCAGCTCCTTGGGGTCAAAGTAGCCCCGGCGGGCCAGTGCCGCATAGAGCACCGGGCAGGAGTGGCCTTTGGAGAGGATGAAGCGGTCCCGGTCAGCCCAGCGGGGGTTCTGGGGATCGATATTCAGCACGTGGAAGTACAGGGCGGTCACCATCTCCACCGCGGAGAGAGAGCCGCCGGGGTGTCCAGCCTTGGCGGCGTGGATCATGGAGATGATGTCCTGTCGGATCTGGACGGCCTGCTCTTCCAGCCGTTCCACATCCCGTTGGGTGAAGTAGTTGTGGTTCACCATCGTTCAATCCTTTCTACATCAGTTTTTGTTCTCCCTGGCTCCCAGCCTTTTGCCGGGGCCTGTTTCCTCTTCGCCCATAGACTACCTCCGCCGGCGAAAAAAGTCCAATTCTTGTTTGTGACAGCTGGTATCATTAAAAATGATATCGCATCCCCAAACTTTCTTGACAAGTCCGGGAAAATAGCGGATACTGAGCTTTGGCAGCCCTTCTCCACTCTGGAACGAGCCCCCGCTTTTCCTTTTGATTTGACATTTTGCACAAAACAGATGCTCTCTATTTTGTTGGGTCTGAAAAAACGCTTTTGCCGCCCGCTCCGCCCGCGCGGGACTAGCGGCCATCCCATTGATCGGAGGCATGAAACCATATGGAACTTTACACGCTTCGCTATGTGCTGGCCGTGGCCGATTCGGGGAATTTTTCCCTGGCGCCCAGGCCTGCCACGTGGGACAGCCCGCCCTGTCCAGCAGATCGCCAAGCTGGAGAAGGAACTGGGGTGGCCCTCTTCGCCCGCAATCCCAGGGGGTGCCACCCTGACGGAGGCGGGCAAGGATTTTGTTCTCCGAGCCAGGGAGATCCTTCAGCGCGCCCAGGCCCTCCAGGCGGAGATGTCCTTCTATGCCGGGCTGCGCAAGGGCTCCCTCAACCTGGGCATCATCACCAGCCTCCAGTGCATCAACTTCGGCGGCATGCTCTCCGCCTTCTGCGGCAGTTACCCGACATCTCGGTGAACATCGTTCAGGAGGGGACCCACCGGCTGCTGGAGCTGCTGCTGGACCGGAAGGTGGACTTGGCCTTTCTCAACCGCCCCCTGTCCCAGCTGGCCTCCAGCCTGGAGTTCGTCAAGCTGGGGGAGGACCATTACTCCTTGGCGGTCCCCCGTGTCCACCCCTGGCCGGTCGTGAGGAGGTCAGCCTGCGGGAGCTGCGGGGGGAGCACTTCATCTTCCACCAGACCGGCCAGGTGGCCGCGGAGCTGTGCCTCACCGCCTGCCGCCGGGCGGGCTTTGAGCCGGACATCGTCTGCCGCTCCAGCAGTCCCACCACCAGCCTCTACATGGTCCAGGGCGGGCTTGGGTTGCCTTTCTGCCCTCGGAGGACTTCCGCTCCCATACCCTCTCCGGCGTCCGGGAGATCAAACTGGAGGAGCGGATCGTCAAGGAGGTGGGGGTGGCCTGCGCCGGGACGCGGCCTCCCCCCTGGTGGACGCCGCAGTCCAGTTCGCCCGGGAGTGGGTCAAATGACCGCCCCCTTCTTTTCCTCTTTTCCCCCTGTCCCTCTTGTTGTATAATAGAGCCATTCCACTGAGGAGGTCTTTTCTATGATCACATTGGCACAGCGCATCGAAGCCCTGCGCACCGAACGGGGTCTCAGCCGTCCCGCCCTCTCCCAGGCCCTGGGCTTTCCCAAAAATGCGGCGGAAAAGTTCGAGACCGGCCGCCAGACCCCCACCCGGGAGCAGCAGGAGAAGATGGCCGCCTTTTTCGGGGTCTCCCTCTTCTATCTCCGGGGGGAGAGCAACGACCGCACCCGTCAGGAGACCTGGATGGACGGCGGCTTCCAGGATGAGGAGGAGCCCGCTCCCCGCCCCGCCGCGCCGCCCGGCCCGTCCCCCAGAGCGGCCCCGCCGGCCAGGACCAGGGCACGGTGTCGACGCCTTCTCCACAGCAAGGCGTTCAGGATATGATCCGCGCCGCGGTACAGGAGGCCCTGCGCTCCCCTGAGGGGCAGGATATCCTCACCCAGGCCGTCCGCAAGGAGCTGGCCCGGCAGCGGTGAGCGCCGGCCTGAAATCTGTACAGAAGAGGAGTCTCTATGAACGAAAAGGAAATTTCCGAGATCCGCCGCCGGTTCCGGCCGGACAGGAGCGGCATCTCCCACATCCGCGGATGTTATGTCAATGAAAACCGGGAGATCGTCTCCCAGTTCGACCAGTCCCTGGGGCTTGATGTCCCAGGAGGAGTCGGAAAAGCTGCTGGCCATCCTCCGGCGCACCCTGTCCGGCACCCTGGGCAAAAACTGGCGGACATCACCTTCTCCACCCAGCAGGTGGTGGACAGCGAGGAGCACCGGCTCCTCATGGCCCTGCGGGGCTCCTCCCTGGCGGACGAAGAGGCCGTGCAGGCCCTGTTCCAGCGGGTCATCTCCTCCCTCACCCTGGAGGGGAAACTATCTCATCCTCCTGGCCCACGACACCTACGACGTCCCCTACCGGGCCAAAGACGGGGAGCGGATGGACGACGCCTCCGACCAGGTGTCTCCTACATCCTGTGCTCCATCTGCCCGGTGAAGCTGACCAAGCCCGCCCTGAGCTACTTTGTCTATGAAAATGCCTTCCACGACCTGAAGGCGGACTGGGTCGTCTCTCCGCCGGAGGCAGGCTTCCTCTTCCCCGCTTTGACGAGCGCACCCACCAACCTCTATAATGCCCTCTACTACTCCCGGGACATCGGGGAGAACCACCCGGAGCTCATTGACGCCCTGTTCCGCACCCCTCTCCCATGCCTGCCGCCGTCCAGAAGGAGACCTTTGAGTCCCTCCTGGGGGAGACGCTGGCGGAGGATTGCAGCTATCACGTGTCCAGGCCGTCCACAGCCAGCTGCGGGACATGATCGAAGAGCACAAGGCCAGCAAGGAGGAGCAGCCCCTCCTGCTCTCCAAGGGGAGGTGCGGTCCGTCCTGTCTCCTGCGGCGTGGCCGCCCCCCATGTGGATGCCTTTGAGGCCCAGTATGACCAGGCCTTCGGCCCGGAGGCCGGCCTGAGCCCCCGCAATCTGGTGGACCCCAAGCAGCTGGAGGTCCGCACTCCCGACGTCACATCCACGTCAACCGGAGCGCAGCGACCTGGTGGGACCCGCATGATTGAGGGCACCGGTACATCCTCATCCGGGCCAACGAGGGCGTGGAGGTCAACGGCGTCAGCATCCAGATCTCCTGAAACTGTCGAAAAAGCGAGAGCGGCCCCTCTGTTCCAGAGGGGCCGCTCCTTTGCTTGTCCGTCTATTCGATATGCAGCTCCAGCACCTGCTCGGAGGAGAAGTCCTCGATCTGGAGGTAGTACTCCGCGCAGTCCAGCAGGGCCTTCATGGGGACAATGCCCACCACCTCGCTGCCCACCACCCGGACGCCATAGCGCCGGGCCTCCATCTTCACCATCTCAAAGACACTGTAAATGGAACTTTTGGTGTAGTCGGTCAGGTTCATGGTCACCTGAGCCAGGTTCCGCTCCTCCAGGGCGATGCCCATGGCCTTCACATAGTGCAGGCCGCCGCCGATGTTCCGCACCCGGCGGGCGATCTGCCGGGCGATCTCCACATTGGGGGTGTCCAGGTTGATGTTGAAGCAGATCAGAGGCATCCGGGCCCCGATGGCGGTGGCCCCGCCAGTGGGGTGGATGGTATCCGGCCGAAGTCCGGCTTCCACAGGGGGTCCTTCATCTTCTCCGCCAGCCCCTCGAACTGTCCCTTGCGGATGTTGGCAGGTCCACCCGGTGGGGGGCAGTGGCAGACTCTCATAGAGGTAGAAAGGGCTGTCCGTAGAGCAGAGCGGCTTCCTGTGCTATCTCCCGGGCCAGCTGGTCCGCCTCCTGAATGTGCATCCCGCACCGGGATGAAGGGATCACGTCCACGCAGCCGATGCGGGGATGCTGCCCCTCGTGCCGGGTCATATCGATCAGCTCCACCGCCGTGCCGATGGCCTCCACCATGGCCCGCTTCAGGGGCTCCGGTGGCCCAGCACCGTCACCAGCAGCGGTTGTGGTCTGGGTCTGTGGAGTAGTCCAGCAGCTTCACTCCCGGCTTGGCCCGGAAGGAGTCCACGATGCGTCCACCTTCTTCAGGTCCCGCCCTCGCTGAAATTGGGGACGGATTCGATCCATTTATCCAGCTTCATGTCTCTCTCCTCTCTCTGTCCTGGGCCACGGGACGCCCCCCTCTTTTACCTTTTTATATTATTATTATAGTGTTTTCCCCTCCCCCTGGCAAGGCAAAAACGCGTCCCCGGCAATTTTTGCCCGGGAACAGTTGCACACCCGGCCCCAATCCGATATACTGGACCCAGACCAAAGAGGGGGCTTTCTGATGCTCAATGTGACCATGCTCCAGACCCCCAGCGTCACGCTGGACGGGGTCCGGTCTCCTTCCCTTCAAGCGGGCGGACGCCCTGCTGTACTACATGCTGGTGCGCCGCAGCGCCACCCGGCAGGAGCTCATCTCTCTGCTGGTGGGAGAGCTGCGACGAGGCCACCGGCCTGAAAAAATCTCCGCAACACCTTATATACGCTGAAAAAGACCCTGGGGGGCGACTTTTCCTCTCCCCCAGAAGTCCCTGGTGGTGGTGAACAGCGCCTGGGAGGTGGACTGCGACTACGACCGCTTCACCCAGCGGGGGGATTTCTCCGCCTACCGAGGCCCTTCCTCCAGGGCTTCGCCGTCAAGCACGCCTTCTCCTTCGACGAGTGGCTGGACCGCACCCGGGAGAAGCTCCACGAGCCAGTATCTGGGCCGGCTGGCCCAGCAGGCCCAGGCCGCCCTGGAGGCCGGCGACCCGGAGGAGGCTGCCCGCTTGGCCACCGAGTATCTGCGGGAGGACCCCTTTGACGAGTCCATGGCCGCCTTCCTCATGGAGCGCCTGCGGGCGGCCCGGAAGTACTCCCGGGCCGCCCAGGTGTACCAGCGGCTGAAGGAGCAGCTCTCCGAGGAGCTGGGTGTGGACCCCCTGGAGAGCACCACCATGCTCTATTACGAGATCATGAACCAGTGGAACGACACCACCCAGGCCCCCGGGGAGGCAGAGGCGCCCCAGGTCCCCGTGGGACGGGAGACCCTCTATGCCGCCCTGCGGGCGGCGGCGGGCTCCTTCGCCGAGGGGCGGTGCGCCGCTGCTCCCAGCTGTTCATCGGGAGGTGGGCTCCGGCAAGAGCGAGCTCATCAGCCACTTCCTCCGCTGGTCCGATCTGTCCGCCCTGCTGGTGCTGCGGTGCGGCTGCCTCCAGTCGGAGGAGGGCCTCCCTCTGGCCCCCTGGGACCGCATCCTGCTGTCCCTGCGGGAGTTCATCCAGGAGGAGCAGCTCTCCCTCCCGGTCCCGGTCCAGGTCCGATTAGGCCAGGCGTTCCCTCTCTTCCGCTCTGAGAACGCCTGGCCGGGCGGAGTCTCCGCCCGGGCGCTGCGCCAGTGGGACCAGGGGCTGGAGGACAGCCTCCTGCTCCTCTTCTCCGCTGTCACCCGCCGGAAAAAGGTGCTCCTGGTGCTGGAGGACCTGCAATGGGCTGACGAGGAGAGCCTGCGTCTGGGGGACGCCCTGCTCCGCCGCCTGGAGGGCAGGGGGCTGATGACCATCCTCACCGCCCGGGACGACCTCTCCCCTCTGCCCTGGCCCGGCTGGAGTCGCTGGAGGCGGACGGCCTGCTCCGCCGCCATCGCCTGCCCCCTCTCACCCCGGAACAGACAGAGGAGCTGCTCCGCAGGGAGCTGGGCGGTGAGGCCGCCCGGCGCATGGCTCCCCAGTTTCACCGGGAGACCGGAGGCACCTCTATCTGCTCACCGAGCTGACCCAGGCCTACCGCCGCAGCGGCGATGTGGAGGCCACCCTCCAGACCCTGGGGATATCCTGATGGACCGGCTCTCCGGCCTGTCCGGAGCGGCCCTCCAGGTGGCCGAGCTCATCTCCCTCTTCTCCGAGGAGGTGCCCAGCCGCCTGCTGCTGGAGCTGATGGACCAGAATGACCGCCTGCTCACCGCCGGTCTGGACGAGCTGCGGGGCCGGGGCATCATCCTGGAGCACCACACCGAGGGGGACCCCACCTACCGCTTTGCCCACCAGCGCATCCGGGAGCTGGTCTACGACCGGCTCTCCTACTCCCAGCGTCAGCCCCTCCACCTCCAGGCCGCCGAGTTGCTCTCCCAGGGGGAGCAGCCCCAGGAGGGGGGCGCCTGCCGCCAGATCGCCCGCCACTTCCAGCTGGCCGGCAGCCGCCTGCGTGCTCTGGAGTACCGCATCCGGGCCTGTGATCTGGACAGCTCCCGGGCCTTCGAGCCCTTCTCCCCCCTGGGGGGAGACGCCCCCGCCCCCCGCTCCCCAGAGGAGCTGGAGGAGCAGACCCAGCAGTTCCTGCGGGAGCTGTCCGCCCTGCGCCGTGAGGGGGCGGACCCCGCAGTCCTGGGCCGTCTGGAGCTGGCCACCGCTCTGATCCAGGGGCGCATCGCCCTGTTCCAGGGGGACAGTGCCCGGGGCAGCGACATCCTGGGCGCCCTCAGCGGCGGCAGCATCCACCCCGACACGGGGGTGCTCATCCGGGCCTGCTACCTGCTGGCCTCCTCCGCCCTCTACCGCCAGGCCACTGAACAGGTGGAGCGCTACACCGCCACCGGCATGCGCCTGCTGGAGCGCACCCGGGACCCGGTCCAGCAGGCCCAGTTCCAGCGGCTTCGGGGCGGCCTGTTCTGTCTCCAGGGCGCCTATGACAAGAGCCGCTACTATCTGCTGGAGGCCATGGACGCTCTGCGGGGACAGCCCCGCTCCACCGCGGTCCGGCTCCAGCTGGCGGCCGTCTACTGTGACTACGGCCGGGTCTGCCGTCAGCGGCTGGAGTACGCCGACGCCTGCTCCTACTATAAGCGGGCCCTCTCCCTGCTGGGAGACCTGCCCTGGCCCGGCGGCGTCTGGGTCTATGTCCATTACGGGCGGGCCGCTTTTGCCCTGGAGGACCATCCCAGGGCCCGTGAGCTGTTTCAGCATGGGTATGACAACGCGAAAGTTTCCGGCGAGCTGTGGGGCCGGACAGCCGCCTCAGCCTACACCGCCTATTATCAGGCCATGGAGGGGGACTACGAGCGGGCGGCGGTCAGCTTGGCCGATGCCCAGTCCTGCCAGCAGCGGCTGAATTCCCCTCTGGAGGGGGTCATCCTCCACTTTGTCTCCATGCACATCCGCAGCCGGCTGGACCTGGAGCAGCGGACGGGCTCCCCCCTCGCCCCTCTGCTCACCTACTCCCCGGAGAGCTACGCCCGGCAGGGGGTCCGCCTGCTTTCCAGCGTCCCCAGCGTATTCGAGGCGGAGCAGCTCTCCCAGAGCCTGCGCAACGGCATCGCCACCCAGCAGCGGTACCGTGCCTCTGAGCTGTACAGCAAAAACAAGCATTTTATGGCGGAATGAGCAGTAACCGCCCCCACATGATCGCCATTTTTATAGATGCGCCTAAAATTTATCGGTGCGTCTTGACAGATGCTCTTCTATGGATATATTATGGACACGCAAAGACGCAGCGGTCCGTTTGGACTGCGGCGTCTTTTTTCAATTTTTAGAATTAGACGTTTTTTAGATGCTCTTTGACTATACTGGCGTCAGAAACGTCTAATTCTGTTCCGGCGAAAGGAGGTCGGCTGGCCGGGGCAGTGTTTCGGTCCGTAAGGAGAGCGGTCCGAGGAAAAAAGAGAATCAATGGGAGGGTAACATTATGTCATTTGAAACTGTGGAAAACGTCCTCAACATCAACACCGACGCAATCATGACCCTGGCAATGGCTTCCATTCTTCTGCTGATCGGTTACGCGATCAAAAACAAGGTCAACTTCCTGGCCAAGTACTGTATCCCTGCTCCCGTCATTGGCGGCTTCATCTTTATGTTCATCACCTTCGCCGGCCACACCACTGGTACTTTTACCTTCAACTTCACCAACACCTTCCAGGACCCCTTCATGCTGGCTTTCTTCACCACCGTGGGTCTGGGCGCCAGCTTCTCCCTGCTGAAGAAGGGCGGCATCCTGCTGATCGTCTACTGGCTGTGCGCCGGTGTGATCTCCATCTTCCAGAACATCATCGGCATCGCAGTGGGCACCGCGGTAGGTCTGGAGGCCCCCTACGCCCTGCTGTCTTCCGCCATCTCCATGATCGGCGGCCACGGAGCAGCCGGCTCTTACGGCTCCACCTTTGAGAGCCTGGGCTACTCCGCCGCTATGGGCGTGGGCGCCGCCGCCGCCACCTTCGGCCTGATCTCCGGCGTGCTTGTGGGCGGACCTCTGGGCCGCCGCCTCATCGTCAAGTATGACCTGAAGCCCGAGGAGCATCAGGCCAACTACGATGATATCAAGAGCGTCAATGCCGCCGGCAAGGAGCCTCTCTCCGCTCTGGACGTCATCAAGAACGTGGTCGTCATCATCGTGTGCATGGCCCTGGGCACCATGGTGTCTGGATGGGTCAGCAAGCTGATCGGGATGTCCTTCCCCAACTATGTGGGCGCCATGTTCGTGGCTGTCATCGTCCGCAACCTCA
This portion of the Lawsonibacter asaccharolyticus genome encodes:
- a CDS encoding transketolase pyridine binding domain protein; its protein translation is MWFVTPTPKTCGLEKFGKYFPEREFSFGIAEQNLVAASAGMAACGNKVFLATFAVFASMRACEQVRTFVCYPNLNVTVIGTHAGLQVGGDGATHAAIEDVSIMRSFPNMTVVQPADAVAARALAHAAVDFTGPLYVRLHRNPVADLYDPATYKFEWGKANTVVDNGSDMTMIVSGILLKKALDAAAILKEQGIGVRVLDMATIKPLDKEAVLKAAGETGAIMTIEDTPSSADWAPPWLRWWWATAPYPWRSWASRTALVSPATRS
- a CDS encoding transketolase thiamine diphosphate binding domain — encoded protein: MVNHNYFTQRDVERLEEQAVQIRQDIISMIHAAKAGHPGGSLSAVEMVTALYFHVLNIDPQNPRWADRDRFILSKGHSCPVLYAALARRGYFDPKELNTLRQYHSILQGHPDMNKTPGVDMTAGSLGNGLSVGVGMALSGKLHHQDYMTYVMLGDGEIQEGMVWEAAMAASHHDLKNLVAIVDCNGVQINGWVNDIMTVEPLADKWRAFGWKVVEVNGHNMKDVLTALHTAKTMRHPTAILMRTVKGKGVSFMEDDSVWHGSAPDDEQMVKAIAEIKEGGVV
- a CDS encoding LysR substrate binding domain protein, encoding MCWPWPIRGIFPWRPGLPRGTARPVQQIAKLEKELGWPSSPAIPGGATLTEAGKDFVLRAREILQRAQALQAEMSFYAGLRKGSLNLGIITSLQCINFGGMLSAFCGSYPTSR
- a CDS encoding glutamate formiminotransferase, which codes for MEAGLRPDTIHPTGGATAIGARMPLICFNINLDTPNVEIARQIARRVRNIGGGLHYVKAMGIALEERNLAQVTMNLTDYTKSSIYSVFEMVKMEARRYGVRVVGSEVVGIVPMKALLDCAEYYLQIEDFSSEQVLELHIE
- a CDS encoding glutamate formiminotransferase, with the translated sequence MEAIGTAVELIDMTRHEGQHPRIGCVDVIPSSRCGMHIQEADQLAREIAQEAALLYGQPFLPL
- a CDS encoding sodium/glutamate symporter; protein product: MSFETVENVLNINTDAIMTLAMASILLLIGYAIKNKVNFLAKYCIPAPVIGGFIFMFITFAGHTTGTFTFNFTNTFQDPFMLAFFTTVGLGASFSLLKKGGILLIVYWLCAGVISIFQNIIGIAVGTAVGLEAPYALLSSAISMIGGHGAAGSYGSTFESLGYSAAMGVGAAAATFGLISGVLVGGPLGRRLIVKYDLKPEEHQANYDDIKSVNAAGKEPLSALDVIKNVVVIIVCMALGTMVSGWVSKLIGMSFPNYVGAMFVAVIVRNLNDTFHFYKFSFPLVDGIGDVMLNLYLALALMTLKLWELASLMGGVLLIVICQVVFIVTVSYFVIFRILGKSYDAAVMCSGLCGHGLGATPTAIVNMTAVTERYGMSSRAFMVVPIVGAFLVDLIYQPQTIAFIKFFVPAASNLVG